In Spirochaetota bacterium, the genomic stretch CCGGCGCTTCCTGGTCGCGCCGCTCCTTTTCCACCAGCGCTATGATCGAGGGCGAACCGTTGTCTTTTAGAATTATATTTATGGTTCCCTCGGTGCGGATGAACGAGGAAACGCGGAAAATCATGGTTACGAGGATTTCCTTGAGCAGCCTTGTGTCCGTACGGATGTTGTAAAGACAGAAGTACCGCCGTTCGATCCGTATCTTCCTGCGCTTTTCCTGCTCTTCAACCTTGAAATGAATCTTCGCGAATTCCAGGGAATCCTCGATGACGTCGATAACGTCTTCAACCTGCTGTTCATCGAGCTTCTCTCCCCCCATAAAATCCTGGATGCGCCGGATTTGCTTTACGCTGTCGATAGAGGCATTCTCGATCACCTTGAGTCCATCGAGTACTGCGTCCTTTTCCGTGATCTGGAGCAGAAGCTGGGTTTTCGTAAGCACAACGTTTATCATGTTGTTGAAGGAGTGGAGAAGGCCCTTCATGAGATCGCCTACTATCTGGATATGGCTGAGCGCGCTCAGCCGCTCCTCCATTTCCCGGAACCGGGAGATATCCTCGAGGATCATGTCGACGACCTGGATTTCCTTGTTAAGCACCACGGGAAAAATGACGGCGTTCACCCAGCGGGGGGCGTGGTCCTGGGGAATGACCTTGATCTCGCCCAGCCGTTTGAAGGGGATGATGCCGTTAAAGATATCCGCCACGGCCTTGCGGATTCGCTCGAAATCGTACAGCGATACCGCCTTGAACAGCACGTTTCGGTGGTCCTGGAGATCGCCCAGGCCAAGTCCAAAGAAGCCCTCGAATGAAACGCTCGCGTTCACAATGCTTCCCTGGCGGTCGAAGCGGATAATGGGGAAGGGGGCGTACTCGAAAAAATGCATGCCGGTCGCCGCATCCTCATGTTCCAGGAGCATTGCCGTATTGTGATCGAAAGACTGAAGCCTGTCGTCGTTCT encodes the following:
- a CDS encoding response regulator, translated to MDQNSHHTTGEQGSPVVTSYRLLDALSHPACIIGLSGEMLFTNKPFTDLFEKSGQIITLDFTHPFSAEYRKRIAMAYMRALKGVERQVFAIMKGSDGKKIPMEIYLFPMFQDGSVSSILVFIKPQNDDRLQSFDHNTAMLLEHEDAATGMHFFEYAPFPIIRFDRQGSIVNASVSFEGFFGLGLGDLQDHRNVLFKAVSLYDFERIRKAVADIFNGIIPFKRLGEIKVIPQDHAPRWVNAVIFPVVLNKEIQVVDMILEDISRFREMEERLSALSHIQIVGDLMKGLLHSFNNMINVVLTKTQLLLQITEKDAVLDGLKVIENASIDSVKQIRRIQDFMGGEKLDEQQVEDVIDVIEDSLEFAKIHFKVEEQEKRRKIRIERRYFCLYNIRTDTRLLKEILVTMIFRVSSFIRTEGTINIILKDNGSPSIIALVEKERRDQEAPEQAPMAPFADVDIRRIAEKLNIKIIEEESNTSYSIKAALPPSLLIGKGPREPEQESFKLRDLDILVVEDEKALRDILEELFDSMGNRVVLCESGEEALEVFRKGTFHLVVTDYGIPGISGIELAARVKEIDEKVTTVLLSGWMLTDLKAYKNVVDLFLAKPFKLDDLIREISKVMKSRDR